A DNA window from Phragmites australis chromosome 11, lpPhrAust1.1, whole genome shotgun sequence contains the following coding sequences:
- the LOC133885726 gene encoding LOW QUALITY PROTEIN: ABC transporter C family member 8-like (The sequence of the model RefSeq protein was modified relative to this genomic sequence to represent the inferred CDS: inserted 5 bases in 3 codons; substituted 1 base at 1 genomic stop codon), translating to MRMRSALMAAVFEKQLRLSSERRRRHSAGEIANYIAVNAYQLGEFPFWLHLAWSMPVQLALAIAIAIALLLWTVSAGALPGLVPVAVCGVINIPFARILQRYQSRFMQAQDXNAIKVVKLQSWEDGFRETVQRLREVEVWWLAETQVKKAYNSALYWMSPTAISAVIFAGTAALQSAPLDAGVVFTILSTLRVISEPMRMLPEVLSVMIQVKVSLDRVGEFLTEDEFQDDAVDRTGTQAAAMGLTVQNGVFSWEPSEAIATLKESGSLQCEARRLLSAGLIGAGKSSLLCAILGEIPRISGSVSVSGSVAYVTQTSWIQSGTVRDNVLFGKPMNNEEYEKAIRCCALDKDIENFXRGELTEIKQRGLNMSGGQKQRIQLARVVYNDADIXLLDDPFSAVNAHTAATLFNDCVMAALESKTVVLVAHQVEFLSKVDKILVMENGEITQEGTYQELLQSGTAFEQLVDAHRDLKTTLDSQDHXQRSKDPGTSHYQILMIQRNSEAEIPAGNLPLVQLAEEEKRVLGEVGLKPYKNYVLVSKGWFLLVLIMLSQCAFVFLQCLTTYWLAVAVQNHQFSDAVVVGVYAVLATVSCLFAYVRSLLAARFGLKASREFFSGFMDSVFKAPMLFFDSTPIGRIMIRASSDLSILDFDVPYTMTFVISGTIEVAVTIVIMIMVTWQVVLVAVPVMILLLHIQRFYIASARELVRINGTTKALVMNYAAESMLGVITIRAFAAAKRFIQTNLQLIDTDATLFFYTNALQVLVIVTSSILLVSLPKGAVAPGFLGLCLSYALTLSSAQVFLTRFYSNLENYIISVERIKQFMHLPAEPPAVISDRRPPPSWPSKGRINLENLRVKYRPNAPTVLHGITCTFAAGNKIGVVGRTGSGKTTLLSALFRLIDQSSGRILIDDLDICTIGLKDLRMKLSIIPQEPTLFRGSVRSNVDPLGLHTDEDICEALDKCQLKKTISALPGLLESPVSDDGENWSASQRQLFCLARVLLRRNKIQVLNSATASIDSATDAILQKVIKQEFSGCTVITIAHRVPTVTDSDMVMILSYGKLIEYDSPSSMMENEDSAFCKLVAEYWSNYN from the exons ATGCGCATGCGCTCGGCGCTCATGGCGGCTGTCTTCGAGAAGCAGCTGAGGCTGTCCAgcgagcggcggaggcggcatTCCGCTGGAGAGATCGCAAACTACATCGCAGTCAACGCGTACCAGCTCGGCGAGTTCCCGTTCTGGCTGCACCTGGCGTGGAGCATGCCGGTGCAGCTCGccctcgccatcgccatcgccatcgcaCTCCTCCTCTGGACCGTCAGTGCCGGCGCGCTCCCTGGCCTGgtccccgtcgccgtctgcGGCGTGATTAATATCCCCTTCGCCAGGATACTGCAGCGCTACCAGTCGAGGTTCATGCAGGCGCAGGA GAACGCCATTAAGGTCGTCAAGCTGCAGTCGTGGGAGGACGGGTTCAGGGAGACGGTGCAGCGGCTGCGCGAGGTCGAGGTGTGGTGGCTTGCCGAGACGCAGGTCAAGAAGGCCTACAACAGCGCGCTGTACTGGATGTCGCCAACGGCCATCTCTGCGGTGATCTTTGCAGGGACGGCCGCGCTCCAGAGCGCACCCCTGGACGCCGGCGTGGTGTTCACCATCCTCTCCACACTGCGCGTTATCTCGGAGCCGATGAGGATGCTGCCGGAGGTGCTGTCCGTGATGATCCAAGTCAAGGTCTCACTGGACCGTGTGGGCGAGTTCCTAACCGAGGATGAGTTCCAAGACGACGCCGTGGACAGGACCGGCACGCAAGCCGCCGCCATGGGCCTAACTGTGCAAAACGGTGTCTTCAGCTGGGAACCTAGCGAGGCCATTGCAACTCTGAAAGAATCAGGGTCACTGCAATGCGAGGCAAGAAGATTGCTGTCTGCGGGCCTGATCGGTGCAGGAAAATCGTCACTGCTGTGCGCAATTCTTGGCGAGATACCGAGAATTTCCGGATCAGTAT CTGTGTCTGGCTCAGTCGCCTACGTTACGCAGACATCATGGATCCAGAGTGGCACGGTGCGTGACAATGTACTCTTCGGGAAACCGATGAACAATGAGGAGTACGAGAAGGCCATCAGGTGCTGCGCATTAGACAAGGACATAGAGAACTT ACGCGGGGAGCTGACAGAGATCAAGCAAAGAGGCCTCAACATGAGCGGAGGGCAGAAGCAAAGGATTCAGCTTGCAAGAGTGGTCTACAACGACGCTGACATCTAACTTCTCGACGATCCTTTCAGCGCTGTCAATGCGCATACGGCTGCTACCCTTTTCAAT GATTGTGTCATGGCAGCCCTTGAGAGTAAGACAGTCGTTCTTGTGGCACATCAGGTTGAGTTCCTTTCAAAGGTTGACAAGATTCTG GTCatggaaaatggagagataACTCAGGAAGGAACCTATCAGGAGCTTCTGCAGTCTGGCACAGCATTTGAACAGCTTGTCGATGCTCACAGGGACTTAAAAACAACACTGGACTCCCAGGACC AGCAAAGGAGCAAAGATCCAGGCACTTCTCATTACCAAATACTGATGATACAGCGGAACAGTGAAGCAGAGATCCCTGCCGGAAACCTACCCTTGGTCCAGCTGGcggaagaggagaagagggtGCTGGGAGAAGTTGGCCTGAAACCGTACAAGAACTATGTTTTAGTGTCCAAAGGCTGGTTTCTCCTTGTCTTGATAATGCTCTCACAGTGCGCATTCGTATTCCTGCAATGCCTAACAACTTACTGGCTTGCAGTTGCAGTTCAAAACCACCAGTTCAGTGATGCAGTTGTGGTTGGTGTCTATGCAGTGCTGGCAACTGTAAGCTGCCTGTTTGCCTATGTTAGGAGCCTTCTTGCTGCTCGCTTTGGCCTGAAAGCATCAAGGGAGTTCTTTTCTGGGTTCATGGATTCAGTATTCAAGGCCCCTATGCTGTTCTTTGATTCCACTCCGATTGGAAGGATCATGATCCGG GCTTCATCCGATTTGAGCATCTTAGATTTCGATGTCCCGTACACGATGACATTTGTGATCTCAGGCACGATTGAAGTGGCAGTAACTATAGTTATCATGATCATGGTTACATGGCAGGTTGTGCTGGTGGCTGTTCCTGTTATGATTTTGCTGCTGCACATTCAG AGATTTTATATCGCGTCAGCTAGGGAGCTGGTAAGGATCAACGGAACCACGAAGGCGCTTGTCATGAACTACGCAGCAGAGTCGATGCTGGGAGTGATCACCATAAGGGCCTTCGCTGCGGCGAAGAGATTTATTCAGACAAATCTTCAGCTTATCGACACAGATGCGACACTGTTCTTCTACACCAATGCGCTACAAGTCTTGGTTATCGTCACATCATCCATCCTTCTAGTTTCACTGCCGAAGGGAGCTGTTGCTCCAG GATTCCTTGGTTTATGCCTCTCGTATGCATTGACGCTTTCTTCTGCCCAAGTGTTCTTAACACGATTCTACTCAAATCTTGAAAATTACATAATATCTGTGGAGAGGATCAAGCAGTTCATGCATCTGCCGGCAGAGCCTCCAGCTGTCATCAGTGACAGAAGGCCGCCTCCTTCATGGCCATCTAAAGGAAGAATAAATTTGGAAAATTTAAGA GTCAAGTACCGGCCAAATGCACCTACGGTTCTGCACGGGATCACCTGCACATTTGCAGCAGGCAACAAGATTGGAGTTGTTGGCCGAACCGGAAGCGGGAAGACAACTCTTCTGAGTGCATTGTTCCGCCTTATCGACCAATCCAGCGGGCGAATTCTCATCGATGATCTTGACATTTGCACTATAGGATTGAAGGACCTGAGGATGAAGCTCAGCATTATTCCTCAGGAGCCAACCCTTTTCAGAGGTAGCGTGAGGAGTAACGTCGATCCTCTAGGTCTGCACACTGATGAGGATATTTGTGAG GCTTTAGATAAGTGCCAGCTGAAGAAAACAATCAGTGCCCTTCCCGGATTACTTGAATCACCAG TGAGTGATGACGGTGAGAACTGGAGCGCTAGTCAACGGCAGCTCTTCTGCCTTGCCCGTGTTCTCCTCCGTAGGAACAAGATACAGGTCCTCAACTCGGCCACAGCGTCAATCGACTCGGCCACCGACGCCATCTTGCAGAAGGTCATCAAGCAGGAGTTTTCAGGGTGCACAGTGATCACCATAGCACACAGGGTTCCTACTGTCACGGACAGTGATATGGTCATGATTCTTTCATATG GCAAACTGATAGAGTATGACAGTCCTTCAAGTATGATGGAAAACGAGGACTCTGCCTTCTGTAAGCTCGTCGCCGAGTACTGGTCCAATTATAACTGA
- the LOC133885725 gene encoding protein NDL1-like, translating to MGESSGSGSVSVDVEQISFGGKDHLVRTRCGSVTVAVYGDEDKPALVTYPDVALNYMSCFQGLFFCPEAASLLLHNFCIYHINPQGHELGAALVPSEVPVPSVDDLADQVADVLDFFGLGSVMCLGVTAGAYVLTLFATKYRERVIGLMLVSPLCKAPSWSEWLYNKVLLNLIYYYGTRGLVKECLLQRYFSKKVRGDAQYPESDIVQACRSLLDERQGENICRFLHSINERHDLTDSLRKLQCRTLIFVGEDSEFHEDAIHMTTKLNRRYCALVEVQDCGSLVTEEQPHAMLMPMEYFLMGYGLYRPYQLSSSPRSPLSSCCISPELLSPESMGVKLKPIKTRVPIDL from the exons ATGGGGGAGTCGAGCGGGTCGGGGTCGGTGTCGGTGGACGTCGAGCAGATCTCCTTCGGCGGCAAG GACCATCTTGTGAGAACGAGATGCGGTTCTGTAACCGTTGCTGTGTATGGGGACGAGGACAAGCCCGCACTCGTTACGTACCCGGATGTAGCGTTGAATT ACATGTCCTGTTTCCAAGGATTGTTCTTTTGCCCGGAAGCGGCGTCCTTGCTGCTCCACAATTTCTGCATCTACCACATCAATCCTCAGGGGCACGAG TTGGGAGCAGCTCTGGTCCCGTCTGAAGTGCCGGTGCCATCTGTTGATGATCTTGCCGACCAGGTCGCAGACGTGCTTGATTTCTTCGG tttAGGATCTGTGATGTGCCTGGGTGTTACAGCTGGTGCCTATGTTCTCACTCTCTTTGCG ACCAAATACCGGGAGAGGGTAATAGGTCTGATGTTGGTTTCCCCTCTATGCAAAGCCCCATCGTGGAGTGAATGGTTGTATAATAAG GTATTGTTAAATTTGATTTATTATTATGGGACTCGAGGCTTAGTCAAGGAATGCTTGCTTCAGCGGTACTTCAGCAAG AAAGTGCGTGGGGATGCTCAATATCCTGAATCAGACATCGTGCAAGCCTGTAGAAGT TTACTTGATGAGAGGCAGGGTGAAAATATTTGTCGGTTTCTTCACTCAATAAATGA GAGGCATGACCTAACAGACTCATTGAGGAAGCTGCAATGCCGCACACTAATTTTTGTGGGAGAGGACTCAGAATTCCATGAGGATGCCATCCATATGACCACAAAGCTGAACAGAAGATACTGTGCACTAGTTGAG GTGCAGGATTGTGGCTCCCTTGTAACCGAGGAGCAGCCGCACGCGATGCTGATGCCAATGGAGTACTTCCTCATGGGATATGGACTTTACAGACCGTATCAGCTGAGCAGCAGCCCTCGAAGTCCACTAAGCTCGTGTTGTATATCTCCTGAGCTGCTATCTCCTGAGAGTATGGGTGTGAAGCTGAAGCCAATAAAGACTCGTGTCCCTATCGATTTATAG